One Rhodobacteraceae bacterium M385 genomic region harbors:
- a CDS encoding glycosyltransferase family 2 protein: protein MKAIKRYGLRLERKRFLVRAWRKSRGLESVVDRTDTVKDKDILLFCTLRNEQVRLKYFLNYYRDRGVNHFFFVDNDSVDGTREYLAEQPDCSVWWTDESYKRSRFGMDWINRLLRLYGHKHWCLTVDPDEFLVYPFSDTRPIPALTDWLDASSIKSFGAMLLDMYPKGSIDAQPYREGQNPFEIACWFDAGNYSVTRNWEYGNLWIQGGPRARAFFSDNPERAPALNKTPLVHWQKHYTYASSTHMLLPRGLNHVYDEWGGEKASGVLLHAKFLDTFGAKAKEELSRSEHYAASAEYKAYAEGLKENPDFWSKWSEKYINWRQLEILGLMSKGNWA from the coding sequence ATGAAAGCGATCAAGCGGTACGGTTTGCGCCTTGAACGCAAACGTTTCCTTGTGCGCGCGTGGCGTAAATCCCGCGGGCTGGAAAGTGTTGTCGACCGCACGGATACGGTTAAGGACAAGGATATCCTGCTGTTCTGCACCCTGCGCAATGAGCAGGTGCGCCTGAAGTACTTCCTGAATTATTATCGGGACCGAGGCGTTAATCATTTCTTTTTCGTGGACAATGACAGCGTCGACGGCACACGGGAATATCTGGCCGAACAACCTGATTGCTCCGTTTGGTGGACCGACGAAAGCTATAAGCGGTCGCGGTTCGGGATGGATTGGATCAACCGCTTGCTGCGGTTGTACGGGCACAAACATTGGTGTTTGACCGTCGATCCCGATGAATTCCTTGTCTATCCGTTCAGCGATACCCGCCCCATTCCGGCACTGACGGATTGGTTGGATGCCTCTTCAATCAAGTCATTCGGGGCGATGTTGCTGGATATGTACCCCAAAGGCTCCATCGACGCGCAGCCTTACCGAGAGGGGCAAAATCCGTTCGAGATTGCCTGTTGGTTCGATGCGGGAAACTACTCGGTTACGCGGAACTGGGAATATGGCAACCTTTGGATTCAGGGCGGTCCCAGGGCGCGGGCGTTCTTCAGTGATAACCCTGAACGTGCGCCTGCGTTGAACAAGACGCCGCTGGTCCATTGGCAGAAACACTACACCTATGCCTCGTCCACGCACATGCTGCTGCCACGCGGGTTGAACCACGTCTACGACGAATGGGGCGGAGAGAAAGCTTCAGGCGTGCTGCTACACGCAAAGTTTCTGGATACATTCGGCGCTAAGGCAAAAGAAGAACTCTCCCGCAGCGAGCATTACGCCGCCTCCGCAGAATACAAAGCCTATGCGGAAGGGCTGAAGGAGAACCCTGATTTCTGGTCCAAATGGTCCGAGAAATACATCAACTGGCGCCAGTTAGAGATCCTTGGCCTGATGTCGAAAGGCAATTGGGCATGA
- a CDS encoding glycosyltransferase, with amino-acid sequence MRVFADIPCLWLDVTRLLTRVGRGALTGIDRVEHAYLREAVAAGCESYLCRTTRGYLRLDHVGGRRLLEMVEGTRPLGTADLLSKMTFRGNRPRHRAEAALREVAIDRCTAKGLPAMIARGPNNDLSYINVGHSNLSLATLSAFRAVEGARVMVMIHDLIPLTHPAYVADSQPQNFAGRVERVRTFATHVIANSQATSDSLDDYWAGQAMPPHRITAPLGIDPWDAPNDLEREPDLFVMLGTIEARKNHALMLDVWDLLAAELPAEKVPRLHIIGATGWKVDALMERLVSHPLYGIKITLNGPHGLLDDTAVQDQLARATALLFPSITEGYGYPPLEAAMAGAVPICSNLPVFWETLGDCAVYVDSYEAYPWAETIKQHLYDNAPRPELTSLKVATWAEHFNSVAEAT; translated from the coding sequence ATGCGCGTGTTTGCCGACATCCCTTGCCTTTGGTTAGACGTGACGCGTCTGTTGACGCGTGTCGGGCGCGGGGCGTTGACGGGTATCGACCGGGTCGAACATGCATATTTACGTGAAGCAGTCGCTGCCGGGTGCGAAAGCTATCTGTGCCGCACGACGCGGGGGTATCTGCGGCTGGATCACGTTGGCGGTAGACGCTTGCTTGAAATGGTGGAGGGCACCCGCCCGCTTGGCACGGCTGATTTGCTGTCAAAGATGACGTTTCGCGGCAACCGCCCCCGTCACCGGGCAGAAGCGGCCCTGCGCGAAGTCGCCATAGATAGGTGCACCGCCAAAGGCCTGCCCGCGATGATCGCGAGGGGTCCGAATAATGACCTGAGCTACATCAATGTTGGCCATTCCAACCTGTCCCTTGCCACGTTGTCCGCATTCCGCGCGGTTGAGGGTGCAAGGGTGATGGTGATGATCCACGACCTGATCCCCCTGACCCATCCCGCCTATGTGGCCGATAGCCAGCCGCAGAATTTCGCGGGCCGGGTTGAGAGGGTTCGGACCTTCGCCACCCATGTGATTGCGAATTCTCAGGCGACCTCGGACAGTCTGGATGACTATTGGGCCGGGCAAGCGATGCCACCCCACCGGATTACCGCGCCCCTTGGTATTGACCCTTGGGACGCGCCAAACGATCTGGAGCGGGAGCCCGATCTGTTCGTGATGCTCGGCACGATCGAAGCACGGAAGAACCACGCGCTTATGTTGGATGTGTGGGACCTATTGGCGGCAGAACTTCCGGCGGAAAAGGTGCCGCGCTTGCATATCATCGGGGCCACGGGATGGAAGGTGGATGCGTTGATGGAACGGCTGGTGAGCCACCCGCTTTACGGCATCAAAATCACATTGAATGGCCCCCACGGCTTGCTGGACGACACGGCCGTTCAGGACCAGCTGGCAAGGGCCACGGCGCTTCTGTTCCCCTCCATCACGGAAGGCTATGGCTACCCGCCGCTGGAAGCCGCAATGGCGGGGGCGGTGCCCATATGCTCTAACCTCCCGGTTTTCTGGGAAACTCTTGGTGATTGTGCCGTTTACGTGGACAGTTACGAGGCGTATCCTTGGGCGGAAACGATTAAACAACACTTATACGATAATGCTCCAAGGCCAGAGTTAACCTCCTTGAAGGTAGCCACTTGGGCAGAGCACTTTAATTCGGTGGCAGAAGCCACCTAA